From the Flavobacteriales bacterium genome, one window contains:
- a CDS encoding gliding motility-associated C-terminal domain-containing protein, whose translation MYKTLLFIALLASKSFAQVTGNISTFTDGWTTYTYDFPGRPANCDSVLYPLNCRPQKMDSNPVISVNATLGVCGNGQKTASGGPRFSWMTSGFMDPNTDDRLPVCPPGSGPYSLRIGNQEAGYQAECAEKILSIDSSASYIDIQYAVVMEMPEGHRPAQHGHFQIVAFDDAEKEIPGVSLVINGNDLKEQGFLESQHSACGKAWFRFWTHHTMDLRAYAGQRVHLQFCTADCALGSHFTYAYIQYGLRGVESIQDEVPVSMLYVPNAFTPNGDGKNEVFGVEGKNIRTFELYIFDKWGHLVFETNRIDSRWGGYLMNGDEAPASNYLWMIKATGDDGKDYKITGELVLLRSKDH comes from the coding sequence ACATATGATTTTCCGGGAAGGCCAGCTAATTGTGACTCTGTTCTATATCCTTTGAATTGCAGGCCTCAGAAGATGGATTCGAACCCGGTAATTTCCGTAAATGCAACATTAGGCGTTTGCGGCAATGGTCAAAAGACCGCCTCCGGAGGTCCAAGGTTCTCCTGGATGACTTCCGGATTCATGGATCCCAATACGGATGACCGTTTACCTGTTTGCCCTCCTGGATCTGGGCCCTACTCCCTTCGAATTGGGAACCAGGAAGCTGGTTATCAGGCAGAATGCGCTGAAAAGATCTTATCGATTGATAGTTCGGCATCCTACATAGACATTCAATACGCTGTGGTTATGGAAATGCCAGAAGGTCATCGTCCGGCACAACATGGCCACTTCCAGATAGTAGCTTTCGATGATGCCGAAAAGGAGATTCCCGGAGTATCTCTGGTGATTAATGGGAATGACCTAAAGGAACAGGGCTTTCTCGAAAGTCAGCATTCTGCATGTGGAAAAGCCTGGTTCCGGTTCTGGACACACCATACGATGGATTTGCGTGCTTATGCTGGACAACGGGTACATTTGCAATTCTGCACGGCCGATTGTGCCCTGGGAAGTCATTTCACCTACGCCTATATTCAATACGGTTTACGTGGTGTTGAAAGCATTCAGGACGAAGTACCCGTTTCCATGTTGTATGTCCCCAACGCCTTCACACCCAACGGTGATGGCAAGAATGAAGTCTTCGGCGTCGAAGGCAAGAACATTCGCACATTTGAGCTTTACATTTTCGATAAATGGGGTCACCTCGTATTTGAGACCAACCGCATTGATTCCAGATGGGGAGGGTACCTTATGAATGGTGACGAAGCGCCCGCAAGCAACTATCTATGGATGATCAAGGCCACCGGAGATGATGGAAAGGATTATAAGATCACCGGCGAACTGGTTCTTCTACGAAGTAAAGATCATTGA